The following proteins are co-located in the Engraulis encrasicolus isolate BLACKSEA-1 chromosome 2, IST_EnEncr_1.0, whole genome shotgun sequence genome:
- the LOC134438742 gene encoding serine/arginine-rich splicing factor 2-like, whose product MSYGRPPPDVEGMVSLKVDNLTYRTSPETLRRVFEKYGRVGDVYIPRDRYSKESRGFAFVRFLDKRDAEDAMDAMDGALLDGRELRVQMARYGRPPDSHYGGGRRGGPPSSRSSRSGGGGGGGGGYGRRSRSYSPRRRSRRSRSRSRSRSRSRSGRYSRSRSRSYNNSRSRSHSKTPRRSKSKSKSPSRSRSRSRTPVSNRGSKSRSRSRSSRPKSPEDNETAS is encoded by the exons ATGAGTTACGGTCGGCCGCCGCCCGACGTTGAGGGCATGGTTTCGCTCAAAGTCGACAATTTAACATATCGCACATCTCCAGAAACGCTCAGGCGCGTTTTTGAAAAATACGGGCGAGTGGGAGACGTGTACATCCCTCGTGATAGGTACTCAAAAGAAAGCCGCGGGTTCGCTTTTGTTCGCTTTCTGGACAAACGGGATGCTGAGGACGCAATGGACGCTATGGATGGAGCCTTGCTAGATGGACGCGAACTGCGAGTGCAGATGGCCCGGTATGGCCGCCCGCCAGACTCGCATTACGGCGGCGGGCGCAGAGGTGGACCCCCATCTTCACGCAGCAGCAGATCTGGCGGTGGAGGCGGAGGCGGTGGTGGCTATGGACGCAGAAGCCGGAG CTACAGCCCACGCCGCCGCAGCCGTCGGAGTCGCTCCAGGAGCAGGAGTCGTTCCCGCTCTCGTTCGGGCAGATACAGCCGCTCCAGATCCAGGTCGTACAACAACTCCCGGTCCAGGTCGCACTCCAAGACTCCGCGCAGAAGCAAGAGCAAGTCCAAGTCACCGTCTAGGTCCCGCTCCAGGAGCCGAACTCCCGTCTCCAACAGAGGGTCCAAGTCCAGGTCGAGATCCAGAAGCAGCCGCCCTAAGTCTCCTGAAGACAACGAAACCGCGTCCTGA